In one window of Rhodopseudomonas palustris HaA2 DNA:
- a CDS encoding type II toxin-antitoxin system HicB family antitoxin — protein MKTYAYAAEFEAGDRKGTIVVSFPDVPEAITQGDDIADARAQAEEALGLALLSYPQRELPLPKVKAKGKGATMIAVAADVAAKLAVLEAFAVAGISKSEFARRMNKDEKEVRRILDPKHPTKLPAMVQALRALGKRLVVGIEEAA, from the coding sequence ATGAAGACATACGCCTACGCCGCGGAGTTCGAAGCGGGAGATCGCAAGGGGACGATCGTCGTGAGCTTTCCCGACGTTCCGGAAGCGATCACCCAAGGTGACGATATCGCGGATGCCCGCGCGCAGGCGGAGGAGGCGTTGGGTCTGGCGCTGCTGAGCTATCCGCAGCGCGAACTGCCACTGCCGAAGGTCAAGGCGAAGGGCAAGGGCGCGACCATGATCGCGGTTGCGGCGGACGTCGCTGCCAAGCTCGCTGTGCTCGAGGCGTTTGCGGTCGCCGGCATCAGCAAGAGCGAATTCGCGCGCCGCATGAACAAGGATGAGAAAGAGGTTCGCCGAATCCTCGATCCCAAGCACCCGACCAAGCTACCCGCGATGGTCCAGGCGCTACGTGCGCTGGGCAAGCGCCTGGTGGTCGGGATCGAGGAAGCAGCCTGA
- the pyk gene encoding pyruvate kinase — translation MRRLRRIKIFATLGPVSSDSAMIRKLFEAGADVFRINMSHTSHDKMRELIKTIRNVESSYGRPIGILVDLQGPKLRVGMFGNGPIQLNNGATFVLDSSKEPGDADRVHLPHPEILSALKVGDAMLLDDGKVRLICEETSPDRAVTRVVIGGKMSDRKGVSLPDTDLPMSAMTNKDRADLEAACEAGIDWVALSFVQRAEDVAEAKRMIRGRAAVMAKIEKPQAIDRLDEILGVSDALMVARGDLGVEMPLERVPSLQKQMTRMARRAGKPVVIATQMLESMISSPVPTRAEVSDVATAVYEGADAIMLSAESAAGKYPVEAVSTMNRIGEEVERDTIYRTVVTAQRPEPEATAGDAIAGAARQVAETLDLSAIICWTSSGSTALRVARERPKVPVVAITPNVNTGRKLSAVWGVHCVVAEDAKDQDDMVDRAGRIAFRDGFAKSGQRVIIVAGVPLGTPGATNMVRIAYVGPTDTDV, via the coding sequence ATGAGACGTCTGCGCCGGATCAAGATCTTCGCGACACTCGGCCCCGTGTCTTCAGACAGCGCGATGATCCGCAAGCTGTTCGAGGCGGGCGCCGATGTGTTTCGGATCAACATGAGCCACACCTCGCACGACAAGATGCGCGAGCTGATCAAGACCATCCGCAATGTCGAATCGAGCTACGGCCGGCCGATCGGCATTCTGGTCGATCTGCAGGGACCGAAGCTGCGGGTCGGCATGTTCGGCAATGGGCCGATCCAGCTCAACAACGGCGCCACCTTCGTGCTGGATTCCAGCAAGGAGCCCGGCGACGCCGATCGCGTCCACCTGCCGCATCCGGAAATTCTCTCGGCGCTGAAGGTCGGCGACGCGATGCTGCTCGACGACGGCAAGGTCCGGCTGATCTGCGAAGAAACCTCACCGGATCGCGCCGTCACCCGCGTGGTGATCGGCGGCAAGATGAGCGACCGCAAGGGCGTCAGCCTGCCCGACACCGATCTGCCGATGTCGGCGATGACCAACAAGGACCGCGCCGACCTCGAGGCGGCCTGCGAGGCCGGCATCGACTGGGTGGCGCTGTCCTTCGTGCAGCGCGCCGAGGATGTCGCCGAAGCCAAGCGGATGATCCGCGGGCGCGCGGCGGTGATGGCGAAGATCGAGAAGCCGCAGGCGATCGACCGGCTCGACGAGATCCTCGGCGTCTCCGACGCGCTGATGGTGGCGCGCGGCGACCTCGGCGTCGAGATGCCGCTGGAGCGCGTGCCAAGTCTGCAAAAGCAGATGACGCGGATGGCGCGCCGCGCCGGCAAGCCGGTGGTGATCGCGACCCAGATGCTGGAATCGATGATCTCCAGCCCGGTGCCGACCCGCGCCGAAGTCTCCGACGTCGCCACCGCGGTCTATGAGGGCGCCGACGCGATCATGTTGTCGGCGGAATCCGCCGCTGGCAAATATCCGGTCGAAGCCGTCTCGACGATGAACCGGATCGGCGAGGAGGTCGAACGCGATACGATCTACCGCACGGTGGTGACGGCGCAGCGGCCTGAGCCCGAAGCAACCGCCGGCGACGCGATCGCCGGCGCGGCGCGGCAGGTCGCCGAAACGCTCGACCTGTCGGCGATCATCTGCTGGACCAGTTCGGGCTCGACCGCGCTGCGCGTCGCGCGCGAGCGGCCGAAAGTGCCGGTGGTGGCGATCACGCCGAACGTCAACACCGGGCGCAAGCTGTCGGCGGTGTGGGGCGTGCATTGCGTCGTGGCGGAAGATGCCAAGGATCAGGACGACATGGTCGACCGCGCCGGCCGCATCGCGTTCCGCGACGGCTTCGCCAAATCCGGCCAGCGCGTCATCATCGTCGCCGGCGTCCCGCTCGGCACCCCCGGCGCCACCAACATGGTGCGGATCGCCTATGTGGGGCCGACCGATACGGATGTGTGA
- a CDS encoding alpha/beta fold hydrolase, whose amino-acid sequence MIAIGAVAMLAALALLTQAGVLWLQGKFPPQGERIAVSGGKLHVVDLGPRNLATLPIVMIHGASSNLGAMRVPLGDALALRHRVLLIDRPGHGWSSREDLANSSPAMQAEAIGEALDALGVSRAIVVVHSMAGALGARLALDQPQRVAGLVMLAPVTHPWRGGVGTYNRVMTTPVLGPLLAHTITLPLGSLLTEPGARSAFTPQTMPEDYVDASATPLLLRPRAFLANSWDLTTLKEAVAEQAPRYPQITAPTVLIHGDADEIVSVDIHSRAFAAAVPQAKLIVLPDVGHMVQNTAPDLVQREVEALIATAVTKSHAAMH is encoded by the coding sequence ATGATCGCAATCGGCGCTGTCGCCATGCTCGCCGCGCTGGCGCTGCTCACGCAGGCCGGCGTGCTGTGGCTGCAGGGCAAATTTCCGCCGCAGGGCGAGCGGATTGCCGTCAGCGGCGGCAAGCTGCACGTCGTCGATCTCGGCCCCCGCAACCTCGCCACGTTGCCGATCGTGATGATCCACGGCGCCAGCTCCAATCTCGGCGCGATGCGCGTGCCGCTCGGCGATGCGCTCGCGCTGCGGCACCGCGTTCTGCTGATCGATCGGCCCGGCCATGGCTGGAGCAGCCGCGAAGACCTCGCCAATTCCTCGCCCGCGATGCAGGCGGAAGCGATCGGCGAGGCGCTCGACGCCCTCGGCGTGTCGCGCGCGATTGTCGTCGTGCATTCGATGGCGGGCGCACTCGGCGCGCGGCTGGCGCTGGATCAGCCGCAACGTGTTGCGGGGCTGGTCATGCTGGCGCCGGTGACGCATCCGTGGCGCGGCGGCGTCGGGACCTACAACAGGGTGATGACCACGCCGGTGCTCGGTCCGCTATTGGCCCACACCATCACGCTACCGCTCGGATCGCTACTCACCGAGCCCGGGGCGCGTTCGGCATTCACACCGCAGACCATGCCGGAGGACTACGTCGACGCCAGCGCGACTCCGCTGCTGCTGCGACCGCGCGCATTCCTTGCCAATAGCTGGGACTTGACCACGCTGAAGGAGGCCGTGGCCGAGCAGGCCCCGCGCTACCCGCAGATCACTGCGCCGACCGTGCTGATCCATGGCGACGCCGACGAGATCGTCTCTGTCGACATCCATTCGCGCGCCTTCGCCGCCGCGGTTCCGCAGGCGAAGCTGATCGTGCTGCCGGACGTCGGGCACATGGTGCAGAATACCGCCCCCGATCTGGTCCAGCGCGAAGTCGAGGCGCTGATTGCAACGGCCGTCACGAAATCGCACGCAGCGATGCACTAG
- a CDS encoding TerC family protein has translation MNEFLTIFTPEGLTALAQVIMIDLVLAGDNAVVIGLAAAGLPKAQRNKAILIGIIAATVLRIAFASVTVQLLQIIGLLLAGGVLLLWVCWKMWRELRTNHASDDDTDEDRSLNGTSGAPTKTLGQAVWQITLADVSMSLDNVLAVAGAAREHPIILVFGLALSIALMGLAATFIARLLQNHRWIAYVGLAIILYVALDMIYRGALEVWPHAFAML, from the coding sequence ATGAACGAATTCCTCACGATCTTCACGCCCGAAGGCCTGACTGCGCTGGCGCAGGTCATCATGATCGACCTGGTGCTGGCCGGCGACAACGCCGTCGTCATCGGGCTGGCCGCCGCCGGCCTGCCGAAAGCGCAGCGCAACAAGGCGATCCTGATCGGCATCATCGCCGCCACCGTGTTGCGCATCGCCTTCGCCAGCGTCACCGTGCAGCTGCTGCAGATCATCGGCCTGCTGCTGGCCGGCGGCGTCCTGCTGCTGTGGGTGTGCTGGAAGATGTGGCGCGAACTGCGCACCAACCACGCCAGCGACGACGATACGGACGAGGATCGCAGCCTGAACGGCACCTCCGGGGCGCCGACCAAGACGCTGGGCCAGGCGGTCTGGCAGATCACGCTGGCCGACGTCTCGATGTCGCTCGACAACGTGCTGGCGGTCGCCGGCGCCGCGCGTGAACACCCGATCATTCTGGTGTTCGGCCTCGCCCTGTCGATCGCCCTGATGGGGCTCGCCGCGACCTTCATCGCCCGGCTGCTGCAGAACCACCGCTGGATCGCCTATGTCGGCCTCGCCATCATTCTCTATGTGGCGCTCGACATGATCTATCGCGGAGCCCTCGAAGTCTGGCCGCACGCATTCGCAATGCTCTGA
- a CDS encoding DUF882 domain-containing protein, with translation MLAGLARRLKSLSLPKLGYGAALTSAILLVGAGTVHDASAVGDSRTLSFHHTHSGEDLTVTFKRNGRYDEEALGKLNHFLRDWRSQDKTAMDRSLFDILWEVYRDVDGKQPIQIISAYRSPATNAMLRRRSSGVARHSQHTMGQAMDFFIPGVALEKIRFAGLRLQRGGVGFYPTSGSPFVHLDTGRVRHWPRMSSDQLARVFPDGRTVHLPTDGRPLPGYELALADIRKRGDGRDAAPSKSNFLTALFRGKSADDEDESAGAATTPAAVSARPAEAKLVSAEPVPMPRAKPALPIQVASADTSVPLAKPAKQTAKSDSRPETKSEPKALTPADIINARGFWDDIPVAPKQATPQQVAAISARQALEAADPQSPMNAMAFAASSTEKVSKPQPAHRHVVTASAPIPTAARPSSLARHPVVSAKVDTVVGKTAQAKGGLVSNSARITAAGSRDSDVWMRAMILMPSAVTTGATAIGDADMTLLTKHFVKPETAVTMTFCDDPQPGLYADAFTGPAVTQVSTTSFTTASLR, from the coding sequence GTGCTGGCTGGACTTGCGCGCCGTCTGAAATCACTGTCGCTGCCCAAACTCGGCTACGGCGCCGCGCTGACCTCGGCCATTTTGCTGGTCGGCGCAGGGACGGTACATGACGCCTCCGCCGTCGGCGACAGCCGCACGCTCTCGTTCCACCACACCCATTCCGGCGAAGACCTCACCGTCACCTTCAAGCGCAACGGCCGCTACGACGAAGAGGCGCTCGGCAAGCTCAATCATTTCCTGCGGGACTGGCGCAGCCAGGACAAGACCGCGATGGACAGGTCGCTGTTCGACATCCTCTGGGAAGTCTACCGCGACGTCGACGGCAAGCAGCCGATCCAGATCATCTCCGCCTACCGTTCCCCCGCCACCAACGCCATGCTCCGCCGCCGCTCCTCCGGCGTGGCCCGTCACAGCCAGCACACCATGGGCCAGGCGATGGACTTCTTCATCCCGGGCGTCGCCCTGGAAAAGATCCGCTTCGCCGGGCTCAGGCTGCAACGCGGCGGCGTCGGCTTCTATCCGACCTCCGGCTCGCCCTTCGTCCATCTCGATACCGGCCGTGTCCGCCACTGGCCGCGGATGTCCTCCGATCAGCTCGCCCGGGTGTTCCCGGATGGCCGCACCGTGCATCTGCCGACCGACGGCCGACCGCTGCCGGGCTATGAACTGGCGCTGGCCGACATTCGCAAGCGCGGCGACGGCCGCGACGCCGCGCCGTCCAAGAGCAATTTCCTGACCGCCCTATTCCGCGGCAAGTCTGCGGACGACGAAGACGAAAGCGCCGGCGCTGCCACGACGCCCGCAGCCGTCAGCGCCAGGCCGGCCGAAGCCAAACTCGTGAGCGCCGAGCCGGTCCCGATGCCGCGCGCCAAGCCAGCGCTGCCGATCCAGGTCGCATCCGCCGACACCAGCGTGCCGCTGGCCAAGCCGGCGAAACAGACCGCCAAATCCGACAGCAGGCCCGAGACCAAGTCCGAACCGAAGGCGCTGACACCGGCCGACATCATCAATGCCCGCGGTTTCTGGGACGACATCCCGGTGGCTCCGAAGCAGGCCACCCCGCAACAGGTCGCGGCGATCAGCGCTCGTCAGGCACTCGAAGCCGCCGACCCGCAATCGCCGATGAATGCAATGGCGTTCGCCGCCAGTTCGACCGAGAAGGTCTCCAAGCCGCAGCCGGCCCACCGGCATGTCGTGACCGCGAGCGCCCCGATCCCGACGGCCGCCCGGCCGTCGTCACTGGCGCGGCATCCGGTGGTCTCGGCCAAGGTCGACACGGTGGTCGGCAAGACAGCGCAGGCCAAGGGCGGCCTGGTCTCCAATTCCGCCCGCATTACCGCCGCCGGCAGCCGCGACAGCGACGTCTGGATGCGCGCGATGATCCTGATGCCGAGCGCCGTCACGACCGGCGCCACGGCGATCGGCGATGCCGACATGACGCTTCTCACCAAGCATTTCGTCAAGCCCGAGACCGCCGTGACGATGACGTTCTGCGACGATCCCCAGCCCGGCCTCTATGCGGATGCGTTCACCGGCCCGGCCGTGACCCAGGTGTCGACCACCAGCTTCACCACGGCCTCGCTGCGCTGA
- a CDS encoding sigma-54-dependent transcriptional regulator, whose amino-acid sequence MVERILIADDDPVQRRLVENMVQKCGYEAVLADSGDAAMALLTAPDTAAFDAVVLDLVMPGLDGLGVLGKIREAGLNVPVIVQTAHGGIDNVVSAMRAGAHDFVVKPVGIERLQVSLRNALNASALKGELQRIRHSREGRLTFSDIITRSDAMAAVLRAAQKAAGSSIPVLIEGESGVGKEMFARAIHGSSERQSKPFVAVNCGAIPDNLVESILFGHEKGAFTGATDRHMGKFVEASGGTLFLDEVSELPLAAQVKLLRALQEGAVEAVGGRKPLKVDVRIISATNRRLLDRVKAGQFREDLFYRLHVLPLTVPPLRTRREDIPPLLRHFLVRFCAEENRKIGGISGEAMARLAQLDWPGNIRQLENAVYRAVVMSEGDQLGIDDFPLASAPSTVPTGEADGEPLILEPPGSAQFVVANEAPIAPLSTHGSLQMLNASGDVRALDELENEIIRFAISHYRGQMSEVARRLKIGRSTLYRKLDEMEAARAAKASTPADTR is encoded by the coding sequence ATGGTTGAGCGAATTCTGATCGCGGACGACGATCCGGTGCAGCGCCGGCTGGTCGAGAACATGGTGCAGAAGTGCGGCTACGAGGCCGTGCTGGCCGACAGCGGCGACGCTGCGATGGCGCTGCTGACGGCGCCGGACACGGCTGCATTCGACGCCGTGGTGCTCGATCTCGTGATGCCCGGCCTCGACGGCCTCGGCGTGCTCGGCAAGATCCGCGAGGCCGGCCTGAACGTGCCGGTGATCGTGCAGACCGCGCATGGCGGCATCGACAATGTGGTCTCGGCGATGCGCGCCGGCGCGCACGACTTCGTCGTCAAGCCGGTCGGTATCGAGCGGCTGCAGGTCAGCTTGCGCAACGCACTCAACGCCAGCGCCCTGAAGGGCGAGTTGCAGCGAATCCGTCACAGCCGCGAAGGCCGGCTGACGTTTTCCGACATCATCACCCGCAGCGACGCGATGGCCGCCGTGCTGCGCGCCGCGCAGAAGGCCGCGGGCTCGTCGATCCCGGTGCTGATCGAGGGCGAATCCGGTGTCGGCAAGGAGATGTTCGCGCGCGCCATCCACGGCTCGAGCGAGCGACAGAGCAAGCCGTTCGTCGCCGTGAATTGCGGCGCGATCCCGGACAATCTGGTCGAGTCGATCCTGTTCGGGCACGAGAAGGGCGCGTTCACCGGCGCCACCGATCGCCACATGGGCAAGTTCGTCGAAGCCAGCGGCGGCACGCTGTTTCTCGACGAGGTCAGCGAATTACCGTTGGCCGCCCAGGTCAAGCTGCTGCGCGCGCTGCAGGAAGGCGCCGTCGAGGCGGTCGGCGGACGCAAGCCGTTGAAGGTCGACGTCCGTATCATCTCGGCGACCAATCGCCGGCTGCTCGACCGGGTCAAGGCCGGCCAGTTCCGCGAGGATCTGTTCTACCGCCTGCACGTCCTGCCGCTGACGGTGCCGCCGCTGCGGACGCGGCGCGAGGACATCCCGCCGCTGCTGCGGCATTTTCTGGTGCGGTTCTGCGCCGAGGAGAACCGCAAGATCGGCGGCATCAGCGGCGAAGCGATGGCCCGCCTTGCCCAGCTCGACTGGCCCGGCAACATCCGCCAGCTCGAAAACGCGGTGTATCGCGCCGTGGTGATGAGCGAGGGCGATCAGCTCGGCATCGACGACTTCCCGCTGGCGAGCGCGCCCTCGACGGTGCCGACCGGCGAGGCCGACGGCGAGCCGCTAATCCTGGAGCCGCCGGGGTCGGCGCAATTCGTCGTGGCCAACGAGGCGCCGATCGCACCGCTGAGCACCCACGGCAGCCTGCAGATGCTGAACGCCAGCGGCGACGTCCGCGCACTGGACGAGTTGGAGAACGAGATCATCCGCTTTGCGATCTCGCATTATCGCGGCCAGATGTCGGAAGTGGCGAGGCGGCTGAAAATCGGCCGCTCGACCCTGTATCGCAAGCTCGACGAAATGGAAGCGGCGCGCGCAGCCAAGGCGTCGACGCCGGCGGACACACGCTGA
- a CDS encoding DUF1036 domain-containing protein, with amino-acid sequence MFSTDSPPRIAQPRPAPIALTAALAVCALMLASVPAAADFRLCNNTSSRVGIALGYKDADGWTTEGWWNVSSRSCETLLRGTLVARYYYIYALDYDRGGEWSGQAFMCSRDKEFTIKGTENCLARGFDRTGFFEVDTGEQRAWTVQLTESSEQNPQRLPGLPGGPPPGAGIPGMSPTPGRTAPATPTAPPGDAGTKP; translated from the coding sequence ATGTTCAGCACAGATTCTCCCCCCCGCATCGCACAACCGCGCCCTGCCCCGATCGCCCTGACGGCGGCGCTGGCGGTTTGCGCCCTAATGCTCGCCAGCGTCCCGGCGGCGGCGGATTTCCGGCTGTGCAACAACACGTCGAGCCGGGTCGGCATCGCGCTCGGCTACAAGGACGCCGACGGATGGACCACCGAGGGTTGGTGGAACGTCTCGTCCCGGAGCTGCGAGACGCTGCTGCGCGGCACGCTGGTCGCGCGCTACTACTACATCTACGCGCTCGACTACGACCGCGGCGGCGAGTGGTCCGGTCAGGCCTTCATGTGCTCGCGCGACAAGGAGTTCACCATCAAAGGCACCGAAAACTGCCTCGCGCGCGGCTTCGACCGCACCGGGTTCTTCGAGGTCGACACCGGCGAGCAGCGCGCCTGGACCGTGCAACTGACCGAAAGCAGCGAGCAGAACCCGCAGAGGCTACCCGGCCTGCCGGGCGGCCCGCCGCCGGGCGCGGGCATCCCCGGCATGTCGCCGACGCCGGGCCGCACCGCGCCGGCCACGCCCACGGCACCACCCGGTGACGCCGGGACCAAGCCATGA
- a CDS encoding type II toxin-antitoxin system HicA family toxin: MDKRDRFIAELRAEARALGLGFRVDYRKGKGGHAMVYVGDRLTTLPSREIDPKTARKIRKQLGLAE; the protein is encoded by the coding sequence ATGGACAAGCGGGATCGCTTCATCGCCGAACTACGTGCCGAGGCTCGCGCGCTGGGTCTCGGATTTCGTGTCGACTACCGCAAGGGCAAGGGCGGCCACGCCATGGTCTATGTGGGCGATCGTCTCACGACCCTGCCGAGCCGCGAGATCGATCCGAAGACAGCGCGCAAGATCCGTAAGCAGCTCGGTCTTGCCGAATGA
- a CDS encoding DUF2312 domain-containing protein has translation MATSAAAVQDEPATKFAKDQLKAIIERIERLEEEKKTISDDIRDVYAEAKGNGYDVKALRTIVRMRKQDANERAEQETILETYMQALGML, from the coding sequence ATGGCCACCTCTGCTGCCGCCGTCCAAGACGAGCCCGCGACCAAATTCGCCAAGGACCAGCTCAAGGCCATCATCGAGCGCATCGAGCGGCTCGAAGAAGAGAAGAAGACGATCTCCGACGACATCCGCGACGTCTATGCCGAAGCCAAGGGCAACGGCTACGACGTCAAGGCGCTGCGCACCATCGTCCGGATGCGCAAGCAGGACGCCAATGAGCGCGCCGAGCAGGAGACGATCCTCGAGACCTACATGCAGGCGCTCGGCATGCTGTGA
- a CDS encoding OsmC family protein, with amino-acid sequence MSTTFGSAKWQGGIKDGKGAISTKSGALSDYPYGFASRFEGKPGSNPEELIGAAHAACFTMALSLILGEAKLTAEQMETKADVTLEKQGDGFEITAVHLTLTAKIPGADDSTFQELAGKAKAGCPVSKLLNTKITLEAKLAG; translated from the coding sequence ATGAGCACGACATTCGGTTCGGCCAAATGGCAGGGCGGCATCAAGGACGGCAAGGGCGCGATCTCGACCAAGAGCGGCGCGCTGTCGGACTATCCCTATGGCTTCGCCAGCCGGTTCGAAGGCAAGCCCGGCTCCAACCCCGAAGAGCTGATCGGCGCGGCCCACGCCGCCTGCTTCACCATGGCGCTGTCGCTGATCCTCGGCGAAGCCAAGCTCACCGCCGAGCAGATGGAAACCAAGGCCGACGTCACGCTGGAAAAGCAGGGTGACGGCTTCGAAATCACCGCGGTCCATCTGACGCTGACCGCCAAGATCCCCGGCGCCGACGACAGCACCTTCCAGGAACTCGCCGGCAAGGCCAAGGCCGGCTGCCCGGTGTCGAAGCTGCTGAATACAAAGATCACGCTGGAGGCCAAGCTGGCGGGCTGA
- a CDS encoding L,D-transpeptidase family protein, producing MRDHSTGRRGFEGVLMAVAATFLTVSASSVIAQSAPKTPADLAIDAAVPVPQPVDLPPPSIGDFKLDSIAAPATAPTASSTEPSPEPKAEAKVEPKVEPKADSAAAPAPTPAGPPAAAAATAPAAEAVKEQATKDQPAEPQTAASTVPAADQPVADKVRETLATKASRYFERKVERAAVEKFYEARDYAPVWTKAGALTAAGKGVIARLKDAAADGLDPDDYPVPDFAAAPSPTTLAEAELRLTESMMDYARQAQSGRMHWSQAGSDIQYPEHPIDPADVLASVTTAKDASAALGSYNPPHRLYKELKKKLAELRGESDGPVLKIAEGETLKFVPARKKQAAVTMDDPRVPQLRAKLGITEDADSTTYDAKVAEAVRKFQRGADLKPTGILDDRTVKALNTPKRDRTIDTIMVNMERWRWLPRQLGAASLGDAYVILNVPDYTLKLMHNGAQVWTTRVVIGKPGKHATPLLTETMKYITVNPTWNVPPSIINNEYLPALAQDPTVLDRMGLKMSRNRDGSIHISQPPGEANALGRIRFNFPNKFLVYQHDTPDKNLFAREERAFSHGCMRVQNPDQYAAALLNIAMPDKDYTPAKIRSMYGRSEVNLNFPTPIPVNITYQTAFVDDDGKLQLRKDVYGRDARMLALLKNDKGKNLEAVVAHAQPNYSRPTNVPPGVNIAGDYTGSSQSSGLNFFERLFGGPPAPQPQPMRRTQQRYTR from the coding sequence ATGCGAGATCACTCGACTGGCCGCCGCGGATTCGAAGGCGTGCTGATGGCCGTTGCGGCGACGTTCCTGACCGTTTCGGCGAGCTCGGTGATCGCGCAATCGGCTCCGAAGACCCCCGCCGACCTCGCCATCGATGCCGCCGTCCCGGTGCCCCAGCCGGTCGATCTGCCGCCGCCTTCGATCGGCGATTTCAAGCTCGATTCCATCGCAGCCCCGGCGACCGCGCCGACGGCGTCGTCGACTGAACCCAGCCCCGAGCCCAAAGCCGAAGCCAAGGTCGAGCCCAAGGTCGAGCCCAAGGCCGACAGCGCCGCGGCGCCCGCGCCGACGCCCGCCGGGCCCCCGGCTGCCGCCGCCGCAACCGCGCCAGCCGCCGAAGCGGTCAAGGAGCAGGCCACCAAGGACCAGCCCGCCGAACCGCAGACGGCTGCGAGCACAGTGCCGGCCGCTGATCAGCCGGTTGCCGACAAGGTCCGCGAGACGCTGGCGACCAAGGCGTCGCGCTATTTCGAGCGCAAGGTCGAGCGGGCCGCCGTCGAGAAATTCTATGAAGCGCGCGACTACGCGCCGGTGTGGACGAAGGCCGGCGCGCTGACCGCGGCCGGCAAAGGCGTGATCGCGCGGCTGAAGGACGCCGCCGCCGACGGCCTCGACCCGGACGACTATCCGGTGCCGGATTTCGCCGCCGCGCCGTCGCCGACGACGCTTGCCGAGGCCGAGCTGCGGCTCACCGAGAGCATGATGGATTATGCGCGCCAGGCGCAGAGCGGCCGGATGCACTGGTCGCAGGCCGGTTCGGACATCCAATATCCGGAGCATCCGATCGATCCGGCCGACGTTCTCGCCAGCGTCACCACCGCCAAGGACGCCTCGGCGGCGCTCGGGAGCTACAACCCGCCGCACAGGCTCTACAAGGAGCTGAAGAAGAAGCTCGCCGAATTGCGCGGCGAAAGTGACGGCCCGGTGCTCAAGATCGCCGAAGGCGAGACGCTGAAATTCGTCCCGGCGCGCAAGAAACAGGCGGCGGTGACGATGGACGATCCGCGCGTGCCGCAGCTCCGCGCCAAGCTCGGCATCACCGAGGACGCCGACAGCACCACGTACGACGCCAAGGTCGCCGAGGCGGTGCGCAAATTCCAGCGCGGCGCCGATCTGAAGCCGACCGGCATCCTCGACGACCGCACCGTGAAGGCGCTGAACACGCCGAAGCGCGACCGCACCATCGACACCATCATGGTCAATATGGAGCGCTGGCGCTGGCTGCCGCGACAGCTCGGCGCGGCGTCGCTCGGCGACGCCTATGTGATCCTCAACGTGCCGGACTACACGCTGAAACTGATGCACAACGGCGCGCAGGTCTGGACCACCCGCGTGGTGATCGGCAAGCCGGGCAAGCACGCCACGCCACTGCTGACGGAGACGATGAAGTACATCACCGTCAATCCGACCTGGAACGTGCCGCCGTCGATCATCAACAACGAGTACCTGCCGGCGCTGGCGCAGGATCCGACCGTGCTGGACCGCATGGGCCTGAAGATGTCGCGCAACCGCGACGGCTCGATCCACATCTCGCAGCCGCCGGGCGAAGCCAACGCGCTCGGCCGCATCCGCTTCAACTTCCCGAACAAATTCCTGGTGTATCAGCACGACACGCCGGACAAGAACCTGTTCGCCCGTGAGGAGCGCGCCTTCAGCCACGGCTGCATGCGGGTGCAAAATCCGGATCAATACGCCGCGGCGCTGCTGAACATCGCCATGCCGGACAAGGACTACACCCCGGCGAAGATCCGCTCGATGTACGGCCGCAGCGAGGTCAATCTGAACTTCCCGACGCCGATCCCGGTCAACATCACCTACCAGACGGCCTTCGTGGACGACGACGGCAAGCTGCAGCTCCGCAAGGACGTCTACGGTCGCGATGCCAGGATGCTGGCGCTGCTGAAAAACGACAAAGGCAAGAATCTCGAAGCCGTGGTCGCCCATGCGCAGCCGAACTACAGCCGCCCGACCAACGTGCCGCCCGGCGTGAACATCGCCGGTGACTACACCGGCTCGTCGCAATCGTCCGGGCTGAACTTCTTCGAACGGCTGTTCGGCGGTCCTCCGGCACCGCAGCCGCAGCCGATGCGCCGCACCCAGCAGCGCTATACGCGCTGA
- a CDS encoding DUF1244 domain-containing protein has product MDDSTRTELEAAAFRRLVAHLRERTDVQNIDLMNLAGFCRNCLSNWLKDAADAQGVAMSRDESREAVYGMPYDTWKAKHQSAATPAQTEAFKKSHTH; this is encoded by the coding sequence ATGGACGACAGCACCCGGACCGAACTCGAAGCCGCGGCGTTTCGCCGGCTGGTGGCGCATCTGCGCGAGCGCACCGACGTTCAGAACATCGACCTGATGAACCTCGCCGGGTTCTGCCGCAATTGCCTGTCGAACTGGCTGAAAGACGCCGCCGATGCGCAGGGCGTCGCGATGAGCCGCGACGAGAGCCGCGAAGCGGTTTACGGCATGCCTTACGACACGTGGAAGGCGAAGCACCAGAGCGCGGCGACGCCGGCGCAAACCGAAGCGTTCAAGAAGAGCCACACTCACTGA